A section of the Rhodobacter sp. genome encodes:
- a CDS encoding IclR family transcriptional regulator, whose protein sequence is MRTVEKALRLLDFYDGQNPEFGLSDLARLSGIDKATVLRMLGDMAATGLVDQDPESRKWRLGAGILRLARLREATFPVTRVLTPILERLASLTGETAHASLISGRQLGTIGIVESTRSNRVSLEPGQVLPLHATASGLAYTAFARPEVRAQLLAAPLTATTTTTPTERARLVDLLDAAGRNGYATADQTFEDEVFGIAVPIFGADGFATGALAVASPISRITADHMAAIVSALAPAAREATLGLGGRVPPNHRIAI, encoded by the coding sequence ATGCGCACTGTCGAGAAGGCCCTGAGATTGCTGGATTTTTACGATGGCCAGAACCCTGAGTTCGGGCTCAGCGATCTGGCGCGCCTGTCGGGAATCGACAAGGCGACCGTTCTCAGGATGCTGGGCGACATGGCCGCGACGGGGTTGGTCGATCAGGATCCCGAAAGCCGCAAATGGCGCCTGGGCGCGGGAATCCTGCGGCTGGCGCGCCTGCGCGAGGCGACGTTTCCCGTCACCCGCGTGCTGACGCCGATCCTGGAACGGCTGGCGTCTCTCACGGGCGAGACGGCCCATGCCTCGCTGATTTCGGGGCGGCAACTGGGCACCATCGGCATCGTCGAAAGCACCCGCTCGAACCGGGTGTCGCTGGAGCCCGGCCAGGTCCTGCCGTTGCACGCCACGGCCTCGGGTCTTGCCTACACGGCCTTTGCCCGGCCCGAGGTTCGCGCGCAACTGTTGGCCGCGCCGTTGACCGCCACGACCACGACGACGCCCACCGAACGGGCCCGCCTGGTGGACCTGCTCGATGCCGCCGGGCGCAACGGCTATGCCACCGCCGACCAGACCTTTGAGGACGAGGTTTTCGGCATCGCCGTGCCGATCTTCGGCGCCGACGGCTTTGCCACCGGCGCGCTGGCCGTGGCCAGCCCCATTTCCCGCATTACCGCCGACCACATGGCCGCGATCGTTTCCGCGCTGGCCCCCGCCGCCCGCGAGGCGACGCTGGGACTGGGTGGCCGTGTCCCCCCCAACCACCGTATCGCAATCTGA
- a CDS encoding tripartite tricarboxylate transporter substrate binding protein, translating to MNRTPLTLALAAALAIPAGGALAEYPEGPVTFVVPWPPGDLEDVLTRMIAEDFQAAYGQPAAVLNRPGGGGGPFPGAVEVAAAPADGSTVGSFVIGVPVVGPTIGIPELNPDPFAPVGIFLTYPFVMATSADAPYHTMQELAAYAQDNDVLLGHFGAQLTPTQVSFALAHEMGFAWGADAAYDALDCNTLASGDVDVINTTIQLIMPCLDQVTILAAITGDRLALAPDAPTVAELAPDLGISLWNGLFVPRGTPQEVIDRIAAVAQQTIASDRAQRFAAETGAQIYWMNAADSAARIQADIATVGHIGAMLAE from the coding sequence ATGAACAGAACCCCCCTCACGCTGGCCCTTGCGGCGGCGCTGGCCATCCCTGCCGGCGGGGCGTTGGCCGAATACCCGGAAGGCCCGGTCACCTTTGTCGTGCCGTGGCCCCCGGGCGATCTGGAAGACGTGCTGACCCGCATGATCGCCGAGGATTTCCAAGCCGCCTATGGCCAGCCGGCGGCGGTGCTGAACCGGCCGGGCGGCGGTGGCGGCCCGTTCCCCGGCGCGGTCGAGGTGGCGGCGGCGCCGGCTGACGGTTCGACCGTGGGCTCGTTTGTGATCGGCGTGCCGGTCGTCGGGCCGACCATCGGCATCCCGGAACTGAACCCCGACCCCTTCGCGCCCGTCGGCATCTTCCTGACCTATCCCTTCGTGATGGCGACCTCGGCCGACGCGCCCTATCACACGATGCAGGAACTGGCCGCCTATGCGCAGGACAACGATGTGCTGTTGGGCCATTTCGGCGCGCAACTGACGCCCACGCAGGTCAGCTTTGCGCTGGCGCATGAGATGGGCTTCGCCTGGGGGGCGGACGCGGCCTATGACGCGCTCGATTGCAACACGCTGGCCTCGGGGGATGTGGATGTCATCAACACCACGATCCAGTTGATCATGCCCTGCCTCGATCAGGTGACGATCCTGGCCGCGATCACCGGCGACCGGTTGGCGCTGGCCCCCGATGCGCCGACCGTGGCGGAACTGGCCCCCGATCTGGGCATCTCGCTGTGGAACGGCCTGTTCGTGCCCCGTGGCACCCCGCAAGAGGTGATCGACCGCATCGCCGCCGTCGCGCAGCAAACCATCGCCAGCGATCGCGCGCAGCGATTCGCGGCCGAAACCGGCGCGCAGATCTACTGGATGAACGCCGCCGATTCCGCCGCGCGGATCCAGGCCGACATCGCCACCGTCGGCCATATCGGCGCGATGCTGGCCGAGTGA
- a CDS encoding tripartite tricarboxylate transporter permease, which yields MDILLAALAIVSRWDVIAALLVGSVGGVIIGAIPGVGPAVAIAILLPATFGMDPIVGLTLLLGIYGSALFGGSIPSILINTPGTPVNALTTYDGYPMTQAGQAPRALGLSFGASFFGGIFAVVALILLSPVLARVAPMFGSREIFLAALLGCVLVVVAHRGQSLAAGALLMFGLFLNTIGMEANNYTRRFTFELTFLDQGVNLIVVVLGLFAVSQAFVLLVGKDDQEAAPTISGSVWNGVTEVFRNLRVAVVGSLSGTIMGIIPGVGEFTSQFLSYSHARSVSKTPELFGKGSPEGLIASETANNSVPPAAMVPLLALGIPGEALTAMMLSVFYVHNVIPGPGLFRDHMDFIVALYICLALLNILALGFLLVATKPLLKVLLIPNRYLGMIILTLSFVGIYSLRNSAIDCVLAALFGLLGVMLKRLNLPIVPIILGMVLGGIMETKFRTSLPRIRGLTDWIDRPVAMAIFSLICIVLGLHVWGLWRDWKGKRNGSIQH from the coding sequence GTGGACATCCTTCTAGCCGCCCTCGCCATCGTGTCGCGCTGGGACGTGATCGCGGCCTTGCTGGTCGGATCGGTCGGCGGCGTCATCATCGGCGCGATCCCGGGCGTGGGTCCGGCGGTCGCCATCGCCATCCTGCTGCCCGCGACCTTTGGCATGGACCCGATCGTGGGCCTGACGCTGCTGCTGGGCATCTACGGCTCGGCGCTGTTCGGGGGGTCGATCCCGTCGATCCTGATCAACACGCCCGGCACGCCGGTCAACGCGCTGACCACCTATGACGGATATCCGATGACGCAAGCGGGCCAGGCGCCGCGCGCGCTGGGGCTGAGCTTTGGCGCCTCGTTCTTTGGCGGCATCTTCGCGGTCGTCGCGCTGATCCTGCTGTCGCCCGTGCTGGCGCGGGTCGCGCCGATGTTCGGCTCGCGCGAGATTTTCCTGGCCGCGCTGCTGGGCTGCGTTCTGGTGGTGGTCGCGCATCGCGGCCAATCGCTGGCGGCGGGCGCGCTGCTGATGTTCGGCCTGTTCCTGAACACCATCGGGATGGAGGCCAACAACTACACCCGCCGGTTCACCTTTGAGCTGACGTTCCTGGATCAGGGCGTGAACCTGATCGTCGTGGTGCTGGGCCTGTTCGCCGTGTCGCAGGCCTTTGTCCTGCTGGTCGGCAAGGACGACCAGGAGGCCGCGCCAACGATCAGCGGCAGTGTCTGGAACGGCGTGACCGAGGTGTTCCGCAACCTGCGCGTCGCCGTGGTCGGGTCGCTGTCGGGCACGATCATGGGGATCATCCCGGGCGTGGGCGAGTTCACGTCGCAGTTCCTGTCCTACAGCCATGCGCGCAGCGTCTCGAAGACGCCCGAGCTGTTCGGCAAGGGCAGCCCCGAGGGGTTGATCGCCTCGGAAACCGCCAACAACTCGGTCCCGCCGGCCGCCATGGTGCCGTTGCTGGCGCTGGGCATCCCGGGCGAGGCGCTGACGGCGATGATGCTGAGCGTGTTCTATGTGCACAACGTCATCCCCGGGCCGGGCCTGTTCCGCGACCACATGGATTTCATCGTGGCGCTTTACATCTGTCTGGCGCTGCTGAACATTCTGGCGCTGGGGTTCCTGCTGGTGGCGACAAAACCCTTGCTGAAGGTCCTGCTGATCCCGAACCGCTATCTCGGGATGATCATCCTGACCCTCAGCTTCGTCGGGATCTATTCGCTCAGGAATTCGGCCATCGATTGCGTGCTGGCGGCGCTGTTCGGACTGCTGGGCGTGATGCTGAAGCGGCTGAACCTGCCGATCGTGCCGATCATCCTGGGGATGGTGCTGGGCGGCATCATGGAAACCAAGTTCCGCACCTCGTTGCCGCGCATCCGCGGCCTGACGGACTGGATTGACCGCCCGGTTGCAATGGCGATCTTCTCTCTCATATGCATCGTCCTGGGCCTGCACGTCTGGGGACTGTGGCGCGATTGGAAAGGAAAACGGAATGGATCAATCCAGCATTGA
- a CDS encoding aldehyde dehydrogenase family protein, with translation MDQSSIDALAAAPVAARGLFIGGRWVAAANGAVLPVTSPIDGQRLTTIADAGAADVDAAVAAARRAFDAGLWSRAAPAERKKVLHRIADAIEREALALAVLGVRDNGTEISMAIKAEPGSAAGTFRYYAEALDKIPGEIAPTAENVLGLVHREPVGVVGAIVPWNFPLMIGAWKIAPALAAGNSVVLKPSEVASLSLLRLAEICAECGLPEGVLNVVTGMGAVSGEALGLHPDVDVLVFTGSGGVGRRLLDYSARSNLKRVYLELGGKSPNVVFADAPDLKQAARISAAGIFRNSGQVCVAGSRLLVERAVAEEFTELLAAEARAMKVGNPLRLDTQAGAIASEMQLARVAGMVAQATDEGAALVTGGERLLPETGGSYFAPTILAGVAPDMTIAREEVFGPVLGVIPFDTEADAVRIANGTDYGLAAAVWTGNLSRAHRMVRAIDAGVVHVNTYGGADNTVPLGGHRQSGNGHDKSLHAMDKYVNLKTAWIQL, from the coding sequence ATGGATCAATCCAGCATTGACGCGCTTGCCGCGGCGCCGGTCGCGGCGCGCGGGCTGTTCATCGGCGGCCGGTGGGTCGCGGCGGCGAACGGCGCCGTTCTGCCGGTCACCTCGCCCATCGACGGCCAGCGGCTGACGACCATCGCCGACGCGGGCGCCGCCGATGTGGACGCCGCGGTCGCCGCGGCCCGGCGCGCGTTCGACGCGGGGCTGTGGTCGCGCGCCGCACCTGCCGAGCGCAAGAAGGTCCTGCACCGGATCGCCGACGCCATCGAACGCGAGGCCCTGGCGCTGGCGGTGCTGGGCGTGCGCGACAACGGCACCGAGATCTCCATGGCGATCAAGGCCGAACCCGGCAGCGCCGCCGGCACCTTCCGCTATTACGCCGAGGCGCTGGACAAGATCCCCGGCGAGATCGCGCCCACGGCCGAAAACGTTCTGGGCCTGGTGCATCGCGAACCCGTGGGCGTGGTCGGCGCGATCGTGCCGTGGAACTTCCCGCTGATGATCGGCGCGTGGAAGATCGCGCCGGCGCTGGCGGCGGGCAACTCGGTGGTGCTGAAACCCTCCGAGGTGGCGTCGCTGTCGCTGCTCAGGCTGGCCGAGATCTGTGCCGAATGCGGCCTTCCCGAGGGGGTGCTGAACGTCGTCACCGGCATGGGCGCGGTCTCGGGCGAGGCCCTGGGCCTGCATCCCGACGTGGATGTGCTGGTCTTCACGGGTTCGGGCGGCGTCGGGCGGCGGTTGCTGGACTATAGCGCGCGGTCCAATCTGAAGCGCGTCTACCTGGAACTGGGGGGCAAATCGCCCAACGTGGTCTTTGCCGACGCGCCCGATCTGAAACAGGCCGCCAGGATCAGCGCGGCAGGGATCTTCCGCAACTCGGGGCAGGTCTGCGTGGCGGGCTCGCGGCTGCTGGTCGAACGCGCCGTGGCCGAGGAATTCACCGAACTTCTGGCCGCCGAGGCCCGCGCCATGAAGGTCGGCAACCCCTTGCGGCTGGACACCCAGGCGGGCGCGATCGCTTCCGAGATGCAGCTTGCCCGCGTCGCCGGCATGGTCGCGCAGGCCACCGACGAAGGCGCCGCGCTGGTCACCGGCGGGGAACGCCTGCTGCCCGAGACCGGCGGCAGCTATTTCGCGCCGACGATCCTTGCCGGGGTCGCCCCCGACATGACCATCGCCCGCGAAGAGGTGTTCGGCCCGGTGCTGGGGGTCATCCCCTTCGACACCGAGGCCGACGCGGTCCGCATCGCCAACGGAACCGACTATGGCCTCGCCGCCGCCGTCTGGACCGGCAATCTCAGCCGCGCGCATCGCATGGTGCGGGCCATCGACGCGGGCGTCGTGCACGTCAACACCTATGGCGGGGCGGACAACACCGTGCCGCTGGGCGGGCACCGGCAGTCGGGCAACGGGCACGACAAGTCGCTGCACGCGATGGACAAATACGTGAACCTGAAAACCGCGTGGATCCAGTTGTGA
- a CDS encoding aminotransferase class III-fold pyridoxal phosphate-dependent enzyme, whose product MPRDENFLKANNARHLWHPMAHPAESQANPPTIITGAQGVRITDIDGHQVVDGVGGLWNVNLGYSCEPVKAAITAQLDALPYYSIFRGTSNDKVIELAEELKDFFAPDGLTRAFYTSGGGDSVETALRLARQYHKIRGEAGRVKFLSLKKGYHGTHFGGASVNGNANFRTAYEPLLPGCFHITAPYPYRNPFNESDPAKLAQLILAELEDEIAFQGAGTIAAFIMEPILGAGGVIPPHESFMPGVAEICRRNGILLIADEVITAFGRTGAWSGSRLWGVQPDMMSTAKAITNGYFPFGALMIAEHVAEVFEKDETGKAAIGHGYTYSGHPVGAAAALACLAETRRLKVNENAAARGAELFAGVQALQAKHDVVGDVRGGHGLMIALELVSDRATKAAPPKAVPGQVQKVAYEAGAMVRVSGPNVILSPSLVLTSADVQTILTALDAGLKSV is encoded by the coding sequence ATGCCGCGCGACGAGAATTTTCTGAAAGCCAACAACGCCCGCCACCTGTGGCACCCGATGGCCCATCCGGCCGAGAGTCAGGCGAACCCGCCGACCATCATCACCGGCGCGCAGGGCGTGCGCATCACCGACATCGACGGACACCAGGTCGTGGACGGCGTGGGCGGGCTGTGGAACGTCAACCTGGGCTATTCCTGCGAGCCGGTGAAGGCCGCCATCACCGCCCAACTCGATGCGCTGCCCTATTATTCGATCTTTCGCGGCACCTCGAACGACAAGGTCATCGAACTGGCCGAGGAGTTGAAGGATTTCTTCGCCCCCGACGGGCTGACGCGAGCCTTCTACACCTCGGGCGGGGGGGATTCGGTGGAGACCGCGCTGCGCCTCGCCCGCCAGTATCACAAAATCCGCGGCGAGGCCGGCCGGGTCAAGTTCCTGTCCCTGAAAAAGGGCTATCACGGCACCCATTTCGGCGGCGCATCGGTCAACGGGAACGCGAACTTCCGCACCGCCTACGAGCCGCTTCTGCCCGGCTGTTTCCACATCACCGCGCCCTATCCCTATCGCAACCCGTTCAACGAATCCGACCCCGCGAAACTGGCGCAACTGATCCTGGCCGAGCTGGAGGACGAGATCGCGTTCCAGGGCGCGGGCACCATCGCGGCCTTCATCATGGAACCGATCCTGGGCGCGGGCGGCGTGATCCCGCCGCATGAAAGCTTCATGCCCGGCGTGGCCGAGATCTGCCGCCGCAACGGCATCCTGCTGATCGCGGACGAGGTCATCACCGCCTTTGGCCGCACCGGCGCCTGGTCCGGCAGCCGGTTGTGGGGCGTCCAGCCCGACATGATGTCCACCGCCAAGGCCATCACCAACGGCTATTTCCCCTTTGGCGCGCTGATGATCGCCGAACACGTCGCCGAGGTCTTTGAAAAGGACGAAACCGGCAAAGCCGCCATCGGTCACGGCTATACCTATTCAGGCCACCCGGTCGGCGCCGCGGCCGCGCTGGCCTGCCTGGCCGAAACCCGCCGCCTGAAGGTGAACGAGAACGCCGCCGCGCGCGGGGCCGAACTCTTTGCCGGTGTGCAGGCGTTGCAGGCCAAACATGACGTGGTGGGCGACGTGCGCGGCGGCCACGGGCTGATGATCGCGCTGGAACTGGTCAGCGATCGCGCGACCAAGGCCGCACCGCCGAAAGCGGTGCCCGGCCAGGTGCAGAAGGTCGCCTACGAGGCCGGCGCGATGGTCCGCGTGTCGGGGCCTAACGTGATCCTGTCGCCCTCGCTGGTGCTGACCTCGGCGGACGTGCAGACCATCCTGACGGCGCTGGACGCCGGTCTGAAATCCGTCTGA
- the rnr gene encoding ribonuclease R: protein MSRLPSKPDLIRWLSEQEGRPTLRDIARAHGIKGGADKVDLKRLLAELESEGHYVRRKRHFIDGALPPVGIVRVTGPDAQGDLLAEPAEWRSDAPPPRIQVIERAGQPAMGAGDRVLAKLTEVKGGYHAHPIRRLQAGPRNVLGIYRAGSEGGRILPIDKGADMEWRVASADAAGAKDGELVEAEQTGPARLGLPRARVVKRLGDPGAPRAVSLIAIHQHGIPDRFQPDTLAQVAAARELPLGRREDLRDLPLLTIDPSDARDHDDAVCATRDGDGFAVWVAIADVAAYVRPGSALDHEARVRGNSTYFPDRVVPMLPDRLSGELCSLHEGVDRPVLAVCLSVNAQGEKTAHRFTRAMMRSRASLSYEQAQAAFEGRPDARTAPLAEGLATLHAAWRATLAARAARQPLDLDLPERRIVLGEDGAVQSVAFKDRLDAHKVIEEFMVMANVAAAEELIARRSPLLFRVHEEPALEKIDALREVALGAGLTLAKGQVLQTRHLNRLLADAANTEFDELINMATLRSMTQAYYAPENFGHFGLALRNYAHFTSPIRRYSDLIVHRALIAAHRWGDDGLSDRDIESLAETAKQISDTERRSMAAERDTTDRYLAAFMADRIGASFAGRIAGVARFGLFVKLDETGADGLVPIRSLGDEYFRHDADTQTLTGEKTGTTLGLGQRVTVKLAEAEALTGGLVLELVEVAGQPLARARRGKGGRTAPRKSSAAKSAKHNARRKRERQR, encoded by the coding sequence ATGAGCCGATTGCCCTCGAAACCCGATCTGATCCGCTGGCTGTCCGAACAGGAAGGCCGCCCGACGCTGCGCGACATCGCCCGTGCCCATGGTATCAAGGGCGGCGCGGACAAGGTGGACCTGAAGCGCCTGTTGGCCGAGCTGGAATCCGAGGGCCATTATGTTCGCCGCAAGCGCCACTTCATCGACGGCGCGCTGCCGCCGGTGGGGATCGTGCGCGTGACCGGGCCCGACGCTCAGGGCGACCTGCTGGCCGAACCCGCCGAGTGGCGCAGCGACGCGCCGCCGCCCCGCATCCAGGTGATCGAACGCGCCGGGCAACCCGCGATGGGCGCCGGCGACCGGGTGCTGGCCAAGCTGACCGAGGTCAAGGGCGGCTATCACGCCCACCCGATCCGTCGCCTGCAAGCCGGGCCGCGCAACGTGCTGGGCATCTACCGCGCCGGGTCCGAGGGCGGGCGCATCCTGCCGATCGACAAGGGCGCCGACATGGAATGGCGGGTCGCCAGTGCCGATGCCGCCGGCGCGAAGGACGGCGAACTGGTCGAGGCCGAGCAGACCGGCCCCGCCCGGCTGGGCCTGCCGCGCGCGCGGGTGGTGAAACGGTTGGGCGATCCTGGCGCACCGCGCGCCGTGTCGCTGATCGCGATCCACCAGCACGGCATTCCCGACCGGTTCCAGCCCGATACCCTTGCCCAGGTCGCGGCGGCGCGGGAGCTGCCCCTGGGCCGGCGCGAGGACCTGCGCGACCTGCCCCTGCTGACCATCGACCCGTCCGACGCGCGCGATCATGACGACGCGGTCTGCGCCACGCGCGACGGCGACGGCTTTGCCGTCTGGGTTGCCATCGCCGATGTCGCCGCCTATGTGCGCCCGGGTTCGGCGCTGGACCATGAGGCCCGGGTGCGCGGCAATTCCACCTATTTCCCCGACCGCGTGGTGCCGATGCTGCCCGACCGGCTGTCGGGCGAGCTGTGCTCCCTGCACGAGGGGGTGGACCGGCCGGTTCTGGCGGTGTGTCTCAGCGTCAACGCGCAGGGCGAAAAGACCGCGCACCGCTTCACCCGTGCGATGATGCGCTCACGCGCCTCGCTCAGCTACGAACAGGCCCAGGCCGCGTTCGAGGGACGCCCCGACGCCCGGACCGCGCCGCTGGCCGAGGGGCTGGCCACCCTCCATGCGGCGTGGCGCGCGACCCTGGCCGCCCGCGCCGCGCGCCAGCCGCTGGACCTCGACCTGCCGGAACGGCGCATCGTTCTGGGCGAGGATGGCGCGGTGCAATCCGTCGCGTTCAAGGACCGGCTCGACGCCCACAAGGTGATCGAGGAATTCATGGTCATGGCCAATGTCGCCGCCGCCGAAGAGCTGATCGCCCGCCGCTCGCCGCTGCTGTTCCGGGTGCACGAGGAACCGGCGCTGGAAAAGATCGACGCCCTGCGCGAGGTGGCCCTGGGCGCTGGCCTGACGCTGGCCAAGGGGCAGGTGCTGCAAACCCGCCACCTGAACAGGCTGCTCGCTGACGCCGCGAACACCGAGTTCGACGAACTCATCAACATGGCCACCCTGCGGTCCATGACGCAGGCCTACTACGCCCCCGAGAACTTCGGCCATTTCGGGCTGGCGCTCAGGAATTACGCGCACTTCACCTCGCCCATCCGGCGCTATTCCGACCTGATCGTGCACCGCGCGCTGATCGCGGCGCATCGCTGGGGCGATGACGGGCTTTCCGATCGCGACATCGAATCCCTGGCCGAGACCGCAAAGCAGATATCGGATACCGAACGCCGCTCGATGGCTGCGGAACGCGACACCACCGACCGCTATCTCGCGGCCTTTATGGCCGACCGCATCGGAGCCAGCTTTGCCGGGCGGATCGCCGGCGTGGCGCGCTTCGGGCTGTTCGTGAAACTCGATGAAACGGGGGCCGACGGCCTGGTGCCGATCCGCTCGCTGGGCGACGAATACTTCCGCCACGACGCCGACACCCAGACGCTGACGGGCGAGAAGACCGGCACCACGCTGGGGCTGGGCCAGCGCGTCACCGTCAAACTGGCCGAGGCCGAGGCCCTGACCGGCGGCCTCGTCCTCGAACTGGTCGAGGTCGCCGGACAACCGCTCGCCCGCGCGCGGCGCGGCAAGGGCGGCCGCACCGCCCCCCGCAAGAGCTCGGCCGCGAAATCCGCAAAACACAATGCCAGGCGCAAACGCGAACGCCAGCGCTGA
- a CDS encoding tripartite tricarboxylate transporter TctB family protein, with product MTDPEHDLSELTHPPHHRAEIVFAVVSFLIAVALALAWSTETQWIDGQAWSRQPGLWPLIAVVGMLVFGIGELVACLIRNLRNGGGDVLAEVALWARAGEYLAWFLVYVLATPWIGYLPATAIFMTALAWRLGYRGRSLALAPLVAVVIVVMFKAVLAVRIPGGAIYDVFPQAVRNFLVIYL from the coding sequence ATGACCGACCCCGAGCACGACCTGTCCGAGTTGACGCACCCGCCCCACCATCGCGCCGAGATCGTGTTCGCGGTGGTCTCGTTCCTGATCGCGGTGGCGCTGGCGCTGGCCTGGTCCACCGAAACGCAATGGATCGACGGCCAGGCCTGGAGCCGCCAGCCGGGCCTGTGGCCGCTGATCGCCGTGGTGGGGATGCTGGTCTTTGGCATCGGCGAACTGGTCGCCTGCCTGATCCGCAACCTCCGCAATGGCGGCGGCGACGTGCTGGCCGAGGTCGCCTTGTGGGCCCGCGCGGGGGAATACCTGGCGTGGTTCCTGGTCTATGTGCTGGCGACGCCCTGGATCGGCTACCTGCCGGCGACGGCGATCTTCATGACGGCGCTGGCCTGGCGGCTGGGCTATCGCGGGCGCAGTCTGGCCTTGGCGCCGCTGGTCGCGGTGGTCATCGTGGTGATGTTCAAGGCGGTGCTCGCGGTGCGCATCCCGGGGGGCGCGATCTATGACGTGTTTCCGCAGGCCGTGCGCAATTTCCTCGTCATCTATCTATAG